TTTGTATATGCAACTGCTCTCCAGCCGCCTCGTGATCGGAATTCTTAAGAACAGAGTCTTCTTCAATTCTTTCTTATAAAGTTTGAGAAATGAACCAAAGTACCAAACCACGCAAACATGAGGTAAATCAATAAATTCTTACTAGTTACTATCACCACTCACTACCCACCATAAATGTTTTTTAGTTGAATAAAAACTAatgtattttaatttgtgTTATGACTTGTGAGTAtttgataaaaagaaaaagttggGTTATGAGTTAGAACTCACCAACTCCACCTATAAAAATGAGACTGGTGCTGCTAAACCAAATGGTTTGGGCACTCACGACCCACTGTTTGCTTCTCTCAAACACGCTCCAAATCATAATTTCatatagagtttttttcaccaacagtccctcaactctagtgtacctaccaatgtgatacctcaactcttaatcgtaccaatgtgatacccagactctagtattgctatcattgaagtacttccgttagttttttttaacttttccgttatcttggtgacgtggcagttacgtgaggcccacaaagagggttaaaagacaaaattaacctcatctgagaggagcaatgtttttcccgccctttaccttgagaaagacacccaacaattccaattttggcgccaattttccctccctactccttaatttgtgtctcttatctaaactaaagaactaccgccaaccagtcgaccacaatctgataaaacctagatcaatctcattttctatttttaccctagcacttgttaaactaacagaataaatataaaaatttatatggaacatctcatttccacaatctcataagaatataaaaacacataacttaacgaaattcaaatacatgtttaagtaccattagttgccacattttatgttgatctgccatgatttttgcttgtaagaacttttaagtaccattagtacaATGCTTTATCTGCTGGTATTATTCCCTCtggcttaacgaaattcaactacatgtaccattagttcttacaagtaaaaatcatggcagatcaacataaaaggtggcaacaaatggtacttaaacatgtatttgaatttcgttaagttatgtgtttttattcttatgagattgtggaaatgagatgttccatataaatttctatatttattctgttagtttaacaagtgctagggtaaaaatagaaaatgagattgatctaggttttatcagattgtggtcgactggttggcggtagttctttagtttagataagagacacaaattaaggagtagggagggaaaattggcgccaaaattggaattgttgggtgtctttctcaaggtaaagggcgggaaaaacattgctcctctcagatgaggttaattttgtcttttaaccctctttgtgggcctcacgtaactgccacgtcaccaagataacggaaaagttaaaaaaaactaacggaagtacttcaatgatagcaatactagagtctgggtatcacattggtacgattaagagttgaggtatcacattggtaggtacaccagagttgagggactgttggtgaaaaaaactctttcatATATGATTACTAGCGTTTTACGGTTTTATCTTGTGCTTTTGCATAATTTCAATGTTAATTTCCCACTATCCACTAAAATTGAGATAAATTTGACTAAACCATGTTCTTTTATAAAACTAGCAAAAATTATAAAGTTTTTATATAACAGCGTGACGGAACAAGCCTTAACGGGACTTAAATTGTCAATAGCCCACTTGACCTTACTATGCAGCCAATTCTAGATCAGTTGTTCCTGACGTTTATATAAGAGCGTGCTTAAATTCAGTCCCGCGTCCCATCCCGAAAATTTTCAGGACAGGTTGAGGATTACAGTTTTTTATGGCCAGCCCTAGCCACTAGTGCACATCCAATCATGCATGCTACTGCTATTACGCTAAACTGCTACAGTTCAAGCTACATTACTCAATGGAATTCAAGCTGCAACTACTCACTGTAATTTCAAGTTCTGACATTTAGCGTCCAGACTGGTCCAGTTAACTCGATCTGCATTTCACGCATACGCATGCATCATACATATCCCCGCTAGTATTTTAGATCAAAGCTATACATGAAAATGATTTTCAGATTTTGATTACAAACAATTCGAGTCCGATTCAAAATAAAAGCGCAAGCCCTATTGTTGGCTGCTACCTCCGGCAACGGATGAGAAGCTTTATCATCTTTTTAGGAGTAAAACATGAAAAGCTAGTGGTACTGGTAACGGTCATATTATTAACATTTTCCTTCATATCATACTAACAATCTCTACATCAGCTGCATGTATAAAATTAGGAAACCATACAAATTGAGGGGactatgaaaataaaatataaaacgAAAACAAAACGAAGGGCTTTGGCGGCAGGTTCAAGTAGACGCCAGTAACCATTTCTCTACTctatcaaatccatttaaCACACATGAAGAAGCACTTGTTTCAGCCATCCGTACTTGCTGACAAATAAGTAGTTCCCTTATGCTGTCATTAGTTGTTAGCCGTAGGGCATTCTCTACCTTTCTTCAAAGTTCAATGAAATTTTTTGTAGGTACCACTCATACACTATGGGGAAAAAATTTATGTTGGTTAAAAATCATACTTTGTTCTACCACTCTTCAATATCAGACACAGCATATCTGAGATGTCCGAAGATGCACTGAAGAAGTTCCATGATTCAAGCATTAGTCGTTTCCTTGATCCTTTGAAATGAACGACCTAAATAGACGAAAATGACATAAGTGacctatatatttatataacaaGCATCATTAAGCATCAAACTTGTTTTTACTTTCAGTTCATcagtaaaacaacaaaagaCATCTGAAATATAAATCAAGGATTCGTCTGTTGGAGAATAGCAGTATACCTTAACATCCAAGGGCATGCCATGAAATTGACCAGCTCCCTCTGGCGGTGTCCAATTATATACAGCACAGGGTAAAAATAACACTGCAGCACCACCAATATCTTCTATGAAAGCATTGGCTTTGGTGAATTTCTTTGGATCAAAAGATGGGTGTGACTTGACCACCCAGGCAAGGGCCAACTGATCCCCAAGCATCCGTGAAGCTTTCATGTACCTTGATATATAAACTTTCAGTACTTCCTGCAGAAAAGCCTTTGCCCTGAATTTTTGCATTATGTCAGACATGGAAGATGATTCAGCACAGGGTTGAAACCCAGTTTAGACCAAAGGGAGCCATAATCCCAGTAAAAATCTtgcccaaaaacaaaataatgttTTATACACACACGCGCGCGCGTGCACACCCTTTTTTCACGACGAGATACATACATAAACTAATATAATTTTGTAACAGCCAAAAACTTGTCAATACCAAGAACTAGACATGCTGACTAAACATactgaagaaaaaaagttaTATCTTTGATAGTAAAACTTGCAGTACATTTCATCTTCCTACTCATTATCTTATTTTTACTATCAGAGATGATATAAACTTAATCTTCATCTCTCTATTGCAAATTTGAAACAGCCCAACATATGTAAAGAAAATCCAGATAATGCAACaaacacaccttaaaatgcCACCACGAGTACCCCTGACTGCTATAAATCCTGAATTGAGAGGTTGTTCTTTATTGTTTCGGAAGGTCAGCGCCAAATGGAAATTTGGATAATCATGAAATATAGGTCCTAGATCATCAACCACGGCTATGTCCGAGTCAGTGAATATATAATGTTCATTATGACCCTGGTTCTGAGAAACCTCCTCGATTCTTGATTCTAGAAAGGCCTGAATTACATAAATTTGATACAGCATATAAGCAAAAGCATGGATAGAAAGTATATTGCTACTGATCTAACATGATGACAAAGACACAATATCAGGCTTGGGTTACACTTAGGTGAACAGTTTGTTCTGTCAACTGCCAGATAAAAAGAATATGTAATGATACAACAGAATTTTGATGCAGAAAAAGTTGCAACAAAACAAATTCATCAAAAAATGCGGCAAGCTGCAGAAATGTTTTATACAAGAAAAACCCAATTACCACCGGTTGAGAGGTAGTAAATACTGATATCAAAATAATCAGATAAAAGTGGGATGAAAGGCCCAAGTTAAAGATAGCCAAACACAAGCATCAGCCGGCAACAAGGAAAATCAGTCAGAGCAAACATCATGCACTTTTGGGATTGGTGAACTGAAAACGACCTCAATGAAGCTCAGGAGCTGGTCtattgaaagttgaaacataAGAATAAACCTAATGTCCTGAGAAGCATAGCTAACGAGGAATTCCTTGTTTTAATTGGTTAAAGCAATTTACTCTTACAATGTAAGACCTGATTCTTTGAAGCATCAACTTGTCTCGCGAATATTCACCTTGAATTGGATGTATGGTGACCCCATTTCTATGGATTGAAAGATCAGATGCTGGGTCGGTTAAAATCACTACATTGCTCCTGGGCATTGCTGCCTGCAGGTACGAAAGAAGTAGACACAtaaattcagaaaaaaaaattcacattGCAAGTTAAGCATGGAACAATGAAGTAGCCAAATGATTGTACGTAAAATGCAGGGTGCTGAATTTGTAAGTACCTGAATGAAGTTaacaaaaatattcaaaatggCCATAGACCTATCCAGTTTAGTGTAAGAAGCATTGCCCACAGTGACCAAGTTTGATGACCGATCATCGTCGGCAGGGGTGGCATTATAAAGAGTGAAGACGGTGACAAAGTGAACGTTGTCAGCTAGGGAAGTAGGGGCAGTGGAGAAGTGGGTTTTGTTAAGAGCCTTGATTCCTGCAGAGATATGAGAATATAAGGCGAAACCCATGAAAACTGAAATGAAGGGAAATGAAGGTTGAAGGAACCTTGGGGATGACAGTGGAGACGATTGGTGAAGCCTTGCCCGGGAGCGGGTCCGAGAACCAAGTGATTGTATTTGCTGTGTTTGTTGGGCGGCACAGGTCGTTGTGGTGGTGGGTTGTATTGCAATTCATTAACTGAAAACAGAAGGAAAGAAAGCAATCAATCAAGATGaacggggagagagagagagagagagagagagagagggaggatACCAGAGAACAAGTGGgcaagaaagaagagaagagggaCGAGGATTAAGAAGCGGCGCCATCCACTCATGAACCTCATCACCGCACGCACATCAGATTCACCAAGCCCTTATCAGATCCACCGCTCCCTTCCCTCCTCCGCTCGACTCTCCGGAATAGTCTCACTCTATTATTCGTTTTGTTATTTATTAcataaacaattttttttatcaataatACAAGAAAAATGTCGAACATctattttattgttttaggaaaaataaaatggtCTACTGATTTTATTGATACCCCTTTTATACAGGGGTCATaattacaataaaaataaatggtGATTAAGGctataatggtgattgatctgtTACGTCCGTTGATCATAAACGATATTAACTCATTCCGTTATTTACTTCAATGAAGGCACACTAATAgtatttttccttcaacactctCCCTTGTGCcgaattgaatatataatggTGCATAAGGTGTTGTCtcattaaaaaccttgtcaaataacaaaactcaatgagagaaaataaaacaatggTCGAAGGGGAAAAGAACACAACGCACCTATTACATTTGagataaaaaatatatgtgctagactccCTCTGATGTCTGTACCTCCTCCTGATTTTTACATCAATCGTGGGAACTTTGATAATTTTTGCACATTTACTTTAAGCACATTTGACGACAACGTAGATAGTGTCCATCCTTACCATGTCGTTTTATCTTTTCTGTATAGGGACTAAATAAGCCTAAACTTTTAGGTATTGTTGTTTATTCATAGTAGTGTCAATTTGCCACCCTAGGAATATTTTCTGCCATTTTGCTACTCTAGGATTCCTAAATTGGGCAAATTGCTACCCAAACACAATTTCTGTTACTTTTTCCGTCAAAGGCTGATCCGTGCATAACAAGTGCgggtatttttgtaattttattttttatattgtcTAAGTTTCCAAAAACAAACTGTTGTTACTGATGATTTATAGAGAGTTCCATCAAATTCTATTCTAGAGAATCACAGCAAAAACGGAAGCTCACATAATCAAAAAAGTAAAGCATTAGACATTCAATTCACTGCATGCTTGTACTTAAATCCAATTGACCCTACAAAACATAATATACAAGTTCAATATAAGTTTTATCCCATGTCTGGGGATTTGATCattaaatcaaaatttcataGTTTTATCTCGTGTATGAGAATAAGATCAAATGACCTAACCAAAATTGGTCCATAAAAAAACTACTAGTCAGGATTTTAACCCAACTTAGATATCACAAAAATTGTCACCCTACTTTTAAGGTCTGATGTTTTAAAACCTCTATAGTCTCCAAGTTCTTCCTAGAACAGAAGAGTCACACGAAGCTTGCCTTGCGTGGCCTCCTTGATTTATCACTCTGCTGTTACTTGCTGTTGATGGCACAAGACTTCCTTGTTGATTTGGTGTCCCCATCCCTCCTCTGCCAGCTCTACCTCCTCTCCCAACTCTACCTCCTCTATCAATTCGACCTCCTCTACCAACTCTACCTCCATGTACACCTCCTATGCCGACTCTACCTCCGCGTATGCCCTGCCAAAAAATGTActttttaatcaaataaatgttctaaaaatataaaaagtaaatgTGTCAGCTTAATTCTTGTTGTACTTGAGTTGGCATATGTGAGATCACATTTGCTTGAATTGGTGTGTTGGCTTGAGGTGGTGTGTTTGAGGTGCTTTTAGCTTGAGCATGTCCAACTTTATTCTGaacatatattaaatttagaaTCCAATCATAAGGTGaaatcaaaaaatatatatataacaacaaGTGCAAATGACTAACCTGAAGGCAGCTTGTTCTATTGTGGCCTTCACCCCCACAAACCCAGTAAATAACAATAACATCGTATCTGGGCAACTTAGTTGCACCTTTTGGGATCTCACCTTGCTCTTTTATCCTACTTTTCTTTGGTCTTCCTCCTTGTTTACGAAATTTCGGAGGCCTAATGGCAGTCTGTCCAGTTTTAGGCCACAAATCTTGACTGGACATAGGGAAAATATAGTGAGCATATGCTCTATCATATGCTGCTCTCTTGTAACAGCTATGAACGTAATCCAATGGATTGCTTTGCATCGAACATATTGATGCCATTGCATGAGAACAAGGAATGCCACAAAGATCCCATTTCCTACATGAACAAGTTTGCCTCTCCAAGTCTACATAAAACTTCCTTCCATGAAGATGAGTGACTTCATAATGTCCTCTAATTGAAATATCAACAATGCATAAATCACCATCCTTCTTATTTTTCTCAACAATATCAAATATTCTTGGGCCAACCTCTTGTGTCCAcattttctctctttgttttgtCATCCTTAGCATCAAGTCAATCCTTAACCTCTCAAGCATGATAATATAGGCTGATCCCTGGCATGTATGATTGTTGAATTGAATGTTTCACATAAATTATTAAGAAGAATATCACATTTAGGGGCAATTGTAAAATGTGATCTACTCCAATGATTTGGTGACCTACCAGGTTCTTGGAACCAATCCCATGCCTCTTTTGATTGCTTAAATAACAGGTCCATTTCTGCTTCAAACCAAGGAATAGTTGTTGATTTTGCAGCACCCCACATTGTTTGCTTCAATCCAAGCCCAGCATGACCAGCTCCCTTGAAATTGTTATAGCAGTGTCTAACACAATGTCTATGTTCGGCACCTGGCACCAAGTTTTTGATTGCTGCGTCTAAGCCCTTTTGTTTATCACTTATGAACACCCAATTAGTTCCATCATTTTGAATTCCCATATCAGCAACAAAAATATCAAGAAACCATGTCCAACTATCTCGATTTTCCAATTCAGCAATAGCAAATGCTATTGGAAACATGCCATTGTTAGCATCAATACCAACAACACTTAAAAACAGTCCTTTATGTGGATCCTTAATGTGACACCCTAGGTTGCACAGAAACGCGCATTTTCGGCCGTTTCCCATTTCGGAAATGGAAACGTTTCCGAAACGCCAGGAAACGCGTCGGAAATGCATTTtcaaaaaagtaaaatttggAAACGTCTGGGAAACGCATTTCTCGTAAAACAGAAACGCCTTAGTAATTATCTTGGAaacgcgagggtagattcggcTATTCAGTATTAGGTTACTCCCTCCCTCGATCTCTCATTCTTCTCTGCCTCTTTCATTCGTCTCTGTCTTgcgcctctctctctcgtctgttctctgtcttcttcttcccaaTCTTCtccaatctctctctctctccatacAAGGAGCCTACTTCTGCGACTCTTCTCCCTAAGTCCCACCGTTAATCCGCCATCGCTGGTTAAGGAGCTCGATTCGCACAGGTTCTGCGACCTCTTCTCCATAAGTCCCACCGTCAATCCTTAAGGAGCTCGATTCGCACAGGTCTGATCGCACTTCaatatgtttttttggttTCGAATTTAGCTTTTCGCTTTTATAGggttttaatttcaattttcaattgaGCTGattgttttcaattttcaattgGATTTGGGGTAAACGGGGAACTCCCACTGCGACTCAGATTGTTGAGAAACTAAAACTGAATACGCACCCAGAAGGTGCTTTCTTTTATGAAACATTCAGAGACATTTCTATTGTCCTACCCTTGTGTCAGCTCCCACCAGACTGTGAGTTTTGATCTTTCTTACGCATTTGACTTCAGTTTTCTTATCTAATTTGTAGCTTTATTGTTTCCTATGTACTGGGTTTACATTTGGATCTTGAGTTATGGATTCTGCATGTGTTGAATGGAATTTAGATGCCAGATTCAGAATTCACATGTGGGGTGTAAAGAACCCagcttcttttgtttttgttgttattTGAATGGTTTTTGGTATCTGCAACTCAATATTATCGGACCTGAAATGTGTAGGGTTATGCCAATACATCTATCTATGACCTGAACTAGCAGAAGAGCTTTGAAAGTTTGAATTGCTTGAGTTGAACTGTTTCCCTTTCTTTTATTTGGCTGGTTGTATTAAGGTTGGTGTTCAAAGCaatgtggtttttttttttgcagacaAGGTTGAACGACCTGTGAGTACATCTATTTACTTCTTGCTTCCAGCTGGGAATGTTTCACGCCTTCATCGGATACCATGTGCAGAAACATGGCATTTCTACCTGGGAGAGCCTCTTACGGTATGCTCTAGGTTTGTAACTGAAAGATTGAAATTTAGAATTATTGCCTATGCCTGGAATCAGTGGAATGTGTTGCTGCATTTGTTATGGATTGCATGCCTAGGTGTATCATTGAGATTTGTAAGTATAGATAATTGGGGAAAATACATGCATAAACTGTTGTAGACTTTGTATCAAAGTACTGCATCTTATTGCATCTCCCCGAAGAAAGCACTGATGCTACCAACTTTTCTGCAATATGTATCCTTTTACAGAAAGGCACTGTATACATGTATTCCCTTGGAGTTCAGATGTTAGCCTGCTTAGCTATTGGTCCCTAGCTCTTAACAAAAATATCTGaactcaaagaagaaaaatacatTTTGAGCAGATTAGTTATCATaatatcatctcaaaattttGGAATGAACTAATTGCTCAGATTTCATTAGACTCAGTCACTCTTgactgtttttattttcttttctttgatcCTTTCATTTTAGGAGGATTGTGTGCTTGCTATTTCTACTGTGTGTACCTTATTCTGTCTCTAGTCACCAAGCTGAGTACCATTTTAGAAGTTTACTTATTCATTGTCATGCTTAAGTTGGAAAGTTTACTTATAATCCCACTTTGCTTATTCAGTCAGGTCAGGTGTATTATTTTGAATGTTTGAACTTACaccaaaattttaaatatctTACATAGAGGTCTATTGTTGCTTCCTTTTACAATTGCATTTATTACCTGCATTCTTCTTCATTTAATCTGACTGCCCTAGTAATCCCAAAGATACAATATGTAATGCTGTCCATCCTTACGGGCAGCTTTAAACAACCAAAGAGTCCAATATCTTTTGTTACTTGGGGACCTTATCTTGTAGAATTGTAGTAGAAGAAAACTTGTCATATTTTCTATATTAACTCATCTTTACCATATTTTCAGCTCCATGTCATTGTTTCTCTAAAGTCCAAacctttttttagtttattgtaGTTTGCAGCTACTTGATGGAACATTCTAATGTATTATACAGAAGATAGATGGTCACATTTCTAGGATTTTCTTAGTTGgcttgagattttgagttggGCTTGGTTTGGTTCGTTCATACTTATAGGTGGTCATAGGAAGTGTTGTATTCACTTTGAGaaacgtttttttttcatcagtAGTCTGCCTATTGTAACTGACAGCATAATTTGCAGGTCCTATGTATCATGTCTCTATGTTCTAGATCTCTCTCCATCAGTTTAATTTTAATAGATTCATTGAACACTATGCCAAGACGCACACATGTTAGTTCAGGTGCAAGTGGAAGTGATAATGCCGGTACCAGCAATAATAACAATGAAGCTACTAATCCCGAAAGTGTGACGGTAGATGATAGAGCACCATTGTGGATGTTTGTTAAGAAGATTTCTAAGTACGAGACTGGAGGAAGTTGGAGGTGGCAATGCAACTTCTATAAGTTGTATTATAATGGGTCTCACACTAGAGTGGAAAAACATCTATTGAAGAAAGGAGGAAAAGGGATTACCATTTGTACAAAAGTTAACCCCCAAGCTACTGCTCAGATTAGAAAATTGTTTAAGGATTGCAAAGAGAGAATAGCAAATAGAGCAGCAAGGCCTGTTCCTTTACCATTATCAACAAGCCAAGGGAGTTCAGCAACTCGTGGCAGCTATTCTTTGAGTTATGGTGACTACACAGCACCAACAAGTGAAGGGAAGAAAAGAAGGGCAGCAGGTGGTCCACTTGAAAAGGCATTCCAAAATGCAGCAAGGGAGGAATGTCATGACGAGATTGCTAGGATGTTTTACACCGGTGGTTTATCCTTCAATCTAGCAAGAAATCCATACTACCGGAACTCCTATATGAGAGCTTCTACTCTTCCGGGCTATGTTCCACCGGGTTACAATGCTCTAAGGACAACACTTCTTGTGAAGGAACGGAAGAATCTTGAGTATCAATTGGAACCATTGAAGCTTACATGGAGAGATAAGGGTGTAAGCAGTTGTAGTGATGGTTGGTCCGATCCACAAAGAAAACCTTTGATTAATGTGATGGCTATTTGTGAGAGTGGTCCGATGATGTTAAATGCTGTAAATTGTGAAGGAGAATACAAGGattttaatttcatttccGAATTGCGTACTGAATCTATCAAACAAGTTTGTTATCAAAATGTAGTGCAAGTGGTTACCGATAATGCTCCCGTTTATGCAAAAGCTGGTGCTCTAATAGCAAGTAAGTATTCTACAATCTTTTGGACTCCATGTGTTGTTCATACTTTGAATCTTGCTCTCAAGAATATTTACACCCCTTCTCATGCTGCGAACAATGTGGATGTGTATGCTAAATGTTCTTGGATACAACCGGTGGTGGAGGATGTTATGTTTATTAAGAACTTTATTATGAATCATGGAATGAGATTGGTTATGTTTAATGATCATTGTAATTTGAAGTTGCTTTCGGTTGCTCCCACAAGGTTTGCATCTGCGGTTATTATGTTAAAGAGGTTTAAGACAATCAAGAATGGTTTGCAACAAATGGTTATTAGTACAAAATGGGATGATTACAAAGAAGATGACTCTAGGAAAGCGGGTAGGGTGAAGGAAATATTGTTGGATGATTTTATGTGGgataatatttaatatatacttGGTTTTACCGAGCCTATCTATGAGATGATAAGGAAGGCGGACACGGATAAGCCTTGTCTTCATTTGGTTTATGAATGGTGGGATAATATGATGGAGCAAGTGAAGAAGGCTACCTATAGGAAAGAAAGGAAgcaatttgatgaagaatctCCATTTTGGGATGTGGTGCATAAAATTTTATTGTCTCGGTGGAGCAAAGCCACTACACCTCTCCATTGTTTGGCACATTCTTTGAATCCCAAGTAAGTACAAAACTACAACTActacttttattttaatttgctTAATTCATGATTCTTTTTTATGTAGTAAACCTTATACATATTTATgcatatttatatttagataCTATAGTCCGGAATGGCTTGATGAAGGTTCTCATCGTGTTGCTCCTCACAAGGACTTGGATGTTACAAGGGAAAGGAAGAATTGTTTTCTTCGATACTTTGCCAATGAGGATGATAGAAGAAAGGTCAACATAGAGTATGCTCATTTTTCTATGTGTATGCAAGGGTTTGGAGGTGGAGATGTGATTAAGGATAGAAGTATTTTAGAACCACTAATATGGTGGGTGGTTCATGGATCTTCGGCCCCAACTCTCCAAACCATTGCCTTTAAGCTTCTAGGtcaaccttcttcttcttcttcttcttcttgttgcgAAAGGAATTGGAGTACTTACAATTTCATTCACTCTCTCCCAAGGAACAAGTTAGCACCACAAAGAGCCGAAGATTTAGTATTTGTGCACACCAATCTTCGCCTCTTAGGTAGGAAATCCTCATCTTACAACAAAGGTGCAACTCATATGTGGGATATTGGAGGTGATGCTTTTGATTCATTGGAGGAAACTAATGTTGGAATACTTGAGGTTGCTGAGCTTTCACTTGATGAACCCGAATTAGAGGCAATTTTGTTTGATgacggtgatgatgatgatgatgatgatgatgatgctgagTTTGAAGAGGAATTAAATGCAGAAGATGATGTTGTTGCTTGATGTTGTTgcttttatttgtaattgtAATTTGATTATGAATTGTTTCTTCAACCtttgttggattttgatttggattgtgttttgtttggatttggatttggattgtgttttgttggattttgatttGGAATGTGTTGATGAAGTTCTTtgttatttctattgtaatttaatatgaaattttgatGTTTCCGTCACATTTCCTATCGGACTATATTTCGATTTTGACGTTTCCGCGTT
This genomic interval from Argentina anserina chromosome 1, drPotAnse1.1, whole genome shotgun sequence contains the following:
- the LOC126804567 gene encoding uncharacterized protein LOC126804567, with the protein product WGKRGTPTATQIVEKLKLNTHPEGAFFYETFRDISIVLPLCQLPPDYKVERPVSTSIYFLLPAGNVSRLHRIPCAETWHFYLGEPLTVCSRFVTERLKFRIIAYAWNQWNVLLHLLWIACLGVSLRFVSIDNWGKYMHKLL
- the LOC126804583 gene encoding uncharacterized protein LOC126804583, producing the protein MPRRTHVSSGASGSDNAGTSNNNNEATNPESVTVDDRAPLWMFVKKISKYETGGSWRWQCNFYKLYYNGSHTRVEKHLLKKGGKGITICTKVNPQATAQIRKLFKDCKERIANRAARPVPLPLSTSQGSSATRGSYSLSYGDYTAPTSEGKKRRAAGGPLEKAFQNAAREECHDEIARMFYTGGLSFNLARNPYYRNSYMRASTLPGYVPPGYNALRTTLLVKERKNLEYQLEPLKLTWRDKGVSSCSDGWSDPQRKPLINVMAICESGPMMLNAVNCEGEYKDFNFISELRTESIKQVCYQNVVQVVTDNAPVYAKAGALIASKYSTIFWTPCVVHTLNLALKNIYTPSHAANNVDVYAKCSWIQPVVEDVMFIKNFIMNHGMRLVMFNDHCNLKLLSVAPTRFASAVIMLKRFKTIKNGLQQMVISTKWDDYKEDDSRKAGRVKEILLDDFMWDNI
- the LOC126792276 gene encoding uncharacterized protein LOC126792276, with protein sequence MRFMSGWRRFLILVPLLFFLAHLFSVNELQYNPPPQRPVPPNKHSKYNHLVLGPAPGQGFTNRLHCHPQGIKALNKTHFSTAPTSLADNVHFVTVFTLYNATPADDDRSSNLVTVGNASYTKLDRSMAILNIFVNFIQAAMPRSNVVILTDPASDLSIHRNGVTIHPIQGEYSRDKLMLQRIRSYIAFLESRIEEVSQNQGHNEHYIFTDSDIAVVDDLGPIFHDYPNFHLALTFRNNKEQPLNSGFIAVRGTRGGILRAKAFLQEVLKVYISRYMKASRMLGDQLALAWVVKSHPSFDPKKFTKANAFIEDIGGAAVLFLPCAVYNWTPPEGAGQFHGMPLDVKVVHFKGSRKRLMLESWNFFSASSDISDMLCLILKSGRTKYDF